One window of the Macaca thibetana thibetana isolate TM-01 chromosome 1, ASM2454274v1, whole genome shotgun sequence genome contains the following:
- the SLC66A1 gene encoding lysosomal amino acid transporter 1 homolog isoform X1: protein MVWKKLGSRNFSSCPNGSIQWIWDVLGECAQDGWDEASVGLGLISILCFAASTFPQFIKAYKTGNMDQALSLWFLLGWIGGDSCNLIGSFLADQLPLQSYTAVYYVMADLVMLTLYFYYKFRKRPSPLSAPINSMLLFLMGMACATPLLSAAGPVAAPREGFRGRALLSVEPGSKPFTRQEIIGFIIGSVSSVLYLLSRLPQIRTNARCGLPARLQETHVCLGGVGDEGKFLRKSTQGISYSLFALVMLGNTLYGLSVLLKNPEEGQSEGSYLLHHLPWLVGSLGVLLLDTIISIQFLVYRRSAAASELEPLLLPS, encoded by the exons ATGGTCTGGAAGAAACTGGGCTCCCGCAACTTCTCCAGCTGCCCTAATGGCTCCATCCAGTGGATATGGGATGTGCTGGGTGAATGTGCCCAGGACGGCTGGGATGAGGCCAGTGTGGGCCTGGGCTTGATCTCCATTCTCTGCTTTGCTGCGTCTACCTTCCC CCAGTTCATCAAAGCCTACAAGACGGGCAACATGGACCAGGCACTGTCCCTGTGGTTCCTCCTGGGCTGGATCGGCGGAGACTCCTGCAACCTCATCGGCTCCTTCCTTGCTGACCAGCTGCCCCTGCAG TCCTACACAGCTGTGTATTACGTCATGGCAGACCTGGTGATGCTGACGCTGTACTTTTACTACAAGTTCAGGAAACGCCCCTCTCCCT TGTCTGCCCCCATCAACTCCATGCTGCTATTCCTCATGGGGATGGCGTGCGCCACACCGCTGCTGAGCGCTGCTGGGCCCGTGGCTGCCCCGAGGGAAGGCTTCCGGGGACGGGCGCTCCTGTCCGTGGAGCCGGGCAGCAAG CCCTTCACCCGGCAGGAAATCATCGGCTTCATCATCGGCTCCGTCTCCAGTGTGTTGTACCTGCTCTCCCGGCTGCCTCAGATCCGCACCAAC GCGCGATGTGGCCTGCCAGCCAGGCTGCAAGAGACCCATGTGTGTCTTGGAGGAGTAGGAGATGAGGGGAAG ttcCTCCGGAAGTCCACCCAGGGGATCTCCTACTCGCTGTTTGCGCTGGTGATGCTGGGGAACACGCTGTATGGGCTGAGCGTGCTGCTCAAAAACCCCGAGGAGGGCCAGAGCGAGGGCAGCTACCTGCTGCACCACCTGCCCTGGCTTGTAGGCAGCCTGGGCGTGCTGCTGCTCGACACCATC ATCTCCATCCAGTTCCTGGTGTACAGGCGCAGCGCCGCCGCCTCGGAGCTtgagcccctcctcctccccagctga
- the LOC126955973 gene encoding uncharacterized protein LOC126955973 produces MVPSSPWGVPCVMEAIQPLPSEGSWPAAHPNLSLLSLGGLIPVPQVGFKLLGLEELGGLGAWSPVEGAGDIQMLEAGGREHRLCVLHTELRVCPSHREPCDLSRHLKPFLHPMRPITPPASEQSRDQDEHGGSCPGTWHTDCTADEGDSARSSWFPEGKCPERRAGLSLGGSLSGESVHSTSAALRIATGVHRSSRPGGLCCRRAGLCCDSPGEPVSLTSGRLFPLRPHQGEVFSVCPVSS; encoded by the exons ATGGTTCCTTCCTCCCCCTGGGGAGTGCCCTGTGTGATGGAGGCAATACAGCCCCTACCCTCAGAGGGCAGCTGGCCTGCAGCTCATCCAAACCTGAGTCTCCTCTCCCTTGGAGGCCTCATTCCAGTGCCCCAAGTAGGATTCAAACTGCTGGGGCTGGAAGAACTTGGTGGCCTGGGTGCCTGGAGCCCTGTTGAAGGAGCTGGTGACATCCAGATGCTGGAGGCAGGTGGCAGGGAGCACAGACTTTGTGTCCTGCACACTGAGCTCCGAGTGTGCCCCAGCCACCGTGAGCCTTGTGACTTGAGCAGACATCTGAAGCCGTTTCTTCATCCCATGAGACCAATAACACCGCCTGCCTCAGAACAGAGCCGTGATCAAGATGAGCACGGAGGCTCGTGTCCcggcacctggcacaca GATTGTACGGCTGATGAAGGCGACAGCGCAAGGAGCAGCTGGTTTCCTGAAGGGAAATGCCCTGAGAGGAGAGCGGGCCTGAGCCTCGGGGGGTCACTCTCAGGTGAGTCAGTCCACTCCACCTCAGCAGCTCTGCGAATCGCCACTGGCGTGCACAGGAGCTCCCGGCCTGGCGGCCTCTGCTGCAGGAGGGCAGGCCTCTGCTGTGACTCTCCGGGTGAGCctgtctcactgacttcagggcGGCTGTTTCCCTTGCGACCTCACCAAGGAGAGGTATTTTCCGTTTGTCCAGTTTCTTCTTGA
- the SLC66A1 gene encoding lysosomal amino acid transporter 1 homolog isoform X2 — protein sequence MVWKKLGSRNFSSCPNGSIQWIWDVLGECAQDGWDEASVGLGLISILCFAASTFPQFIKAYKTGNMDQALSLWFLLGWIGGDSCNLIGSFLADQLPLQSYTAVYYVMADLVMLTLYFYYKFRKRPSPLSAPINSMLLFLMGMACATPLLSAAGPVAAPREGFRGRALLSVEPGSKPFTRQEIIGFIIGSVSSVLYLLSRLPQIRTNFLRKSTQGISYSLFALVMLGNTLYGLSVLLKNPEEGQSEGSYLLHHLPWLVGSLGVLLLDTIISIQFLVYRRSAAASELEPLLLPS from the exons ATGGTCTGGAAGAAACTGGGCTCCCGCAACTTCTCCAGCTGCCCTAATGGCTCCATCCAGTGGATATGGGATGTGCTGGGTGAATGTGCCCAGGACGGCTGGGATGAGGCCAGTGTGGGCCTGGGCTTGATCTCCATTCTCTGCTTTGCTGCGTCTACCTTCCC CCAGTTCATCAAAGCCTACAAGACGGGCAACATGGACCAGGCACTGTCCCTGTGGTTCCTCCTGGGCTGGATCGGCGGAGACTCCTGCAACCTCATCGGCTCCTTCCTTGCTGACCAGCTGCCCCTGCAG TCCTACACAGCTGTGTATTACGTCATGGCAGACCTGGTGATGCTGACGCTGTACTTTTACTACAAGTTCAGGAAACGCCCCTCTCCCT TGTCTGCCCCCATCAACTCCATGCTGCTATTCCTCATGGGGATGGCGTGCGCCACACCGCTGCTGAGCGCTGCTGGGCCCGTGGCTGCCCCGAGGGAAGGCTTCCGGGGACGGGCGCTCCTGTCCGTGGAGCCGGGCAGCAAG CCCTTCACCCGGCAGGAAATCATCGGCTTCATCATCGGCTCCGTCTCCAGTGTGTTGTACCTGCTCTCCCGGCTGCCTCAGATCCGCACCAAC ttcCTCCGGAAGTCCACCCAGGGGATCTCCTACTCGCTGTTTGCGCTGGTGATGCTGGGGAACACGCTGTATGGGCTGAGCGTGCTGCTCAAAAACCCCGAGGAGGGCCAGAGCGAGGGCAGCTACCTGCTGCACCACCTGCCCTGGCTTGTAGGCAGCCTGGGCGTGCTGCTGCTCGACACCATC ATCTCCATCCAGTTCCTGGTGTACAGGCGCAGCGCCGCCGCCTCGGAGCTtgagcccctcctcctccccagctga